From a region of the Narcine bancroftii isolate sNarBan1 chromosome 5, sNarBan1.hap1, whole genome shotgun sequence genome:
- the LOC138762878 gene encoding interferon lambda-3-like — MEIRVTVVLVSVAVALLLSGGVMAVERRGSGGRSCDLSFFRTIPPAVMTTFWKAQRLYDSTHSRSDSGSSSRSESGSRTTFQLATTDELRALSVPERMILVHAEFDHFSAVLSSREGTFRAAGRKVWDLLVTISEQLEHCVQDSEEEALGAGQFSGDLARLLQRLKNDFKSGDAAALAEMVFTNLVQLLNEHLTCVAKGTSC; from the exons ATGGAGATCCGTGTGACCGTGGTGTTGGTGTCGGTGGCTGTGGCCCTGCTGCTGAGCGGTGGGGTGATGGCGGTGGAGCGCCGCGGTTCAGGCGGACGGAGCTGCGACCTGTCCTTCTTCAGGACCATCCCTCCGGCTGTCATGACCACCTTCTGGAAGGCCCAGAGGCTCTAT gacAGTACCCACTCCAGATCTGACTCTGGATCcagctccagatctgaatctgGCTCCAGGACCACTTTTCAACTGGCTACCACTGACGAGCTGAGGGCCCTGAGT GTCCCCGAGAGGATGATCCTGGTCCACGCTGAGTTTGACCACTTCTCTGCTGTGTTGAGCAGCAGGGAGGGAACCTTCAGAGCTGCTGGCAGGAAGGTCTGGGACTTACTCGTCACCATCTCAGAGCAACTGGAGCACTGTGTACAG GATTCAGAGGAAGAAGCCCTTGGCGCTGGCCAGTTTTCCGGGGATCTCGCTCGCTTGCTGCAGCGACTGAAGAACGACTTCAAATCG GGCGATGCCGCGGCTCTTGCAGAAATGGTCTTCACCAACCTGGTGCAGTTGCTGAACGAACATCTGACCTGCGTGGCCAAGGGGACTTCGTGTTAG